The Hyphomicrobium sp. MC1 genome window below encodes:
- a CDS encoding ATP12 family chaperone protein produces the protein MNDENGKGKSGSGPAEPRPSGGPGKVLNDSLAKPLPRRFYKEVSVGDTAPFSVLLDGRPIKTPKKRALALPTHELAEAIAEEWRAQGEHINPAHMPLTRFANTAIDAVADTLDAVADDIAAYAGTDLICYRAETPEKLVELQAEHWDPIVAWVNETLNAEFRVVFGIVHVAQPTAAIVAYEQALEPHDAMRLSGLHVITTLTGSALIALAIDREWLSPDAAWKAAHVDEDYQISLWGEDSEALARRRGRRAEFDAAVRFLTLCRKAT, from the coding sequence ATGAACGACGAGAACGGAAAAGGCAAATCCGGCTCTGGGCCTGCTGAGCCGCGGCCATCCGGCGGTCCAGGCAAAGTCCTGAACGACAGCCTGGCCAAACCGCTTCCGCGCCGCTTCTACAAAGAGGTGAGCGTCGGCGACACGGCACCTTTCAGCGTGCTGCTCGATGGCCGCCCGATCAAAACGCCAAAGAAGCGTGCGCTTGCCTTGCCGACGCACGAACTCGCGGAAGCCATCGCCGAGGAATGGCGCGCCCAGGGTGAGCATATCAACCCCGCACATATGCCGTTGACCCGTTTCGCCAACACAGCCATCGATGCTGTCGCCGATACGCTTGACGCCGTTGCCGATGATATCGCCGCTTATGCCGGAACCGATCTCATCTGCTATCGCGCAGAGACACCAGAAAAGCTCGTCGAGCTACAGGCCGAGCATTGGGATCCGATCGTCGCGTGGGTGAACGAGACGCTCAACGCCGAGTTTCGGGTCGTGTTCGGCATCGTGCATGTCGCTCAGCCAACTGCTGCGATCGTCGCTTATGAGCAAGCGTTGGAGCCGCACGACGCCATGCGGCTATCGGGACTGCACGTCATCACGACGCTGACCGGTTCGGCGCTGATCGCGCTCGCCATCGACCGCGAATGGCTGAGCCCGGACGCCGCCTGGAAAGCCGCGCACGTCGATGAAGATTATCAGATCTCGCTTTGGGGCGAGGATTCTGAAGCCCTTGCACGCCGCCGTGGCCGCCGGGCCGAGTTCGACGCCGCCGTGCGGTTTCTGACTTTGTGCAGAAAAGCTACGTAG
- a CDS encoding glutathione S-transferase family protein — protein MITVYGYVPAWGLPDISPYVTKVIAYMTFVGIPFQHRSQDLARIDIDAPHGKLPYIVDSDGTKVADSNAIIAYLKEKFGDPLDADLSPSERANSLAWNRLIEEHLYWSGVIEPRWRSDAGWETYIPFIVQGAEVTPELRAALDAFRLRILSGFCGQGMGRRSSSTVLDCFKTDIDALSAYLGDKPYFLGDRLHSLDASAYAMLRHLHDQPHEWPGAHYVANKQNLVSYIDRVRSEQYI, from the coding sequence ATGATCACTGTTTATGGGTACGTGCCGGCGTGGGGGCTTCCCGATATCAGTCCTTATGTCACCAAAGTCATTGCCTACATGACTTTCGTTGGAATTCCGTTTCAACATCGATCGCAGGACCTCGCGCGGATCGACATCGATGCACCGCACGGCAAACTTCCTTATATCGTCGACAGTGACGGCACAAAGGTCGCCGACTCCAACGCCATCATCGCGTACCTCAAGGAAAAGTTCGGCGATCCGCTCGATGCGGATCTTTCGCCATCGGAGAGAGCAAACTCGCTCGCATGGAACCGGCTTATCGAAGAACACCTCTATTGGAGCGGTGTCATTGAACCGCGCTGGCGATCGGATGCCGGCTGGGAAACATATATCCCCTTCATCGTTCAAGGCGCCGAGGTGACTCCAGAACTCAGAGCGGCGTTGGATGCCTTCCGTCTTCGGATCTTGTCCGGCTTTTGTGGGCAAGGAATGGGGCGGCGATCGTCGTCAACAGTGCTTGACTGTTTCAAGACGGATATCGACGCGCTGTCCGCATATCTCGGCGATAAGCCCTATTTCCTTGGCGACAGACTGCATTCCCTAGATGCCTCGGCCTACGCGATGCTTCGTCATCTTCACGATCAGCCGCATGAATGGCCCGGCGCGCATTATGTGGCGAATAAGCAAAATCTCGTCAGTTACATAGATCGGGTTCGCAGTGAGCAATACATTTGA
- a CDS encoding HAD-IA family hydrolase yields the protein MKLVVFDCDGTIVDSQAGIVLSMVHAFTTLEMTPPTREATLSVVGLSLPEAFAVLAPDVDKATRAALAERYKMAFRELKHDPAETEILFPQAKETIANLAARDDHLLGIATGKSRRGIDRLFDREGWHGSFATIQTADDHPSKPHPSMLQRAILETDATPEVTVMIGDTTYDMAMARTAGVAAIGVAWGYHTVAELNNAGAHIIVERFEDLPKAIDDVLALESSAA from the coding sequence ATGAAACTCGTTGTTTTTGATTGCGACGGCACGATCGTCGACAGCCAGGCGGGCATCGTGCTGTCGATGGTGCACGCCTTCACCACGCTCGAGATGACCCCGCCGACGCGGGAGGCAACGCTCTCGGTCGTCGGGCTTTCGCTCCCTGAGGCGTTTGCAGTGCTGGCCCCCGATGTTGACAAGGCGACGCGCGCTGCGCTCGCTGAACGCTACAAGATGGCGTTCCGCGAGCTGAAGCACGATCCGGCCGAAACCGAGATCCTATTTCCGCAAGCCAAGGAAACGATCGCCAATCTCGCCGCGCGTGACGACCACCTTCTCGGCATCGCGACGGGCAAGTCGCGTCGCGGCATCGATCGGCTGTTCGACCGCGAAGGCTGGCACGGAAGTTTCGCAACCATCCAGACTGCCGACGATCATCCCTCGAAGCCGCATCCCTCGATGCTTCAGCGCGCTATCCTCGAAACCGACGCAACGCCCGAAGTTACGGTCATGATCGGCGACACGACGTATGATATGGCGATGGCGCGGACTGCTGGCGTGGCGGCAATTGGCGTCGCCTGGGGCTATCACACCGTGGCGGAACTAAACAACGCCGGCGCTCATATTATCGTCGAACGTTTCGAAGATCTGCCCAAAGCCATCGACGATGTCCTCGCACTTGAAAGCAGCGCCGCATGA
- a CDS encoding DUF2750 domain-containing protein yields the protein MLNAPRIPELAQRDRFVRRAVAEGRVLTLADEENASVPSQKVAGRTVQLFWSSPIEAGRWAEALAGNRELQDISLEVFATDILPGIATAKGFVGTDWVSDPIEAEIDPRDLLIRLKTEAIPLYVAAAREKREIYLVGNAEGPMLTPGTQKPRSADKLHVFSHRPDAEAHMKKIAGKRVIVEPIANFIATTLAWAEAQNHPVLIEPVRGAGFVEVKAADLSARLAAPAAEPAAKSA from the coding sequence ATGCTCAACGCGCCGCGCATTCCAGAGCTAGCGCAACGCGACCGCTTCGTGCGCCGGGCGGTGGCCGAAGGGCGTGTGCTCACGCTTGCCGACGAGGAAAACGCTTCCGTGCCCTCGCAGAAGGTCGCTGGGCGAACGGTTCAGCTTTTCTGGTCAAGCCCGATCGAGGCCGGGCGCTGGGCTGAAGCGTTGGCCGGAAACCGCGAGTTGCAGGATATCTCTCTGGAAGTATTTGCAACTGATATTCTGCCTGGCATCGCGACCGCCAAGGGTTTCGTCGGCACCGACTGGGTTTCCGATCCGATCGAAGCCGAGATCGACCCGCGCGATCTTCTGATCCGGCTCAAGACCGAGGCGATCCCGCTTTATGTGGCCGCCGCCCGTGAGAAGCGCGAAATTTACCTTGTCGGCAATGCCGAGGGCCCGATGCTGACGCCCGGCACGCAGAAGCCGCGCTCGGCCGACAAGCTGCACGTTTTTTCGCACCGGCCTGACGCCGAAGCCCACATGAAAAAGATCGCGGGCAAGCGCGTCATCGTCGAGCCGATCGCGAATTTCATCGCAACGACGCTGGCCTGGGCCGAAGCCCAAAATCATCCCGTTCTGATTGAGCCAGTTCGCGGCGCCGGCTTTGTCGAGGTCAAGGCGGCTGATTTGTCCGCCCGGCTGGCCGCTCCGGCAGCCGAGCCCGCCGCAAAAAGCGCCTGA
- a CDS encoding ParA family protein, which yields MNVLIGPSIAMPVVLSIIGQKGGVGKSTLARAIAVVAAQGNLRVKLLDLDIGQQTSVRWSTTRATSRALRTIDAEAFSSVADALKDTSGADLVVIDTPGHLSPETFEIARASDLIVLPTGTSSDDLHPTTLLLYELEQRGLSKDRLCVALCRILDAKEERWARHYLETTGYKPLTGSLPERLGYRRAHNRGRAITETSEASLNERANELMASVLRKILQHVRASNGVYSAH from the coding sequence GTGAACGTCTTAATTGGCCCGTCGATTGCCATGCCTGTCGTTCTATCCATCATCGGCCAAAAAGGCGGCGTGGGAAAAAGCACGCTGGCGCGAGCGATTGCGGTCGTCGCGGCGCAAGGAAACCTACGGGTCAAGCTGCTCGATCTCGATATCGGGCAACAGACATCCGTGCGCTGGTCGACGACGCGCGCAACGAGCCGTGCGCTTCGAACCATCGACGCGGAGGCTTTTTCATCGGTCGCCGATGCGCTGAAGGATACGTCGGGCGCCGATCTTGTCGTCATCGATACACCCGGCCATCTCTCGCCCGAAACATTCGAAATTGCGCGTGCATCGGATCTCATCGTCCTGCCGACTGGCACGAGTTCGGACGATCTCCATCCGACGACGCTGCTGCTCTATGAACTGGAGCAGAGGGGGCTATCGAAAGATCGGCTGTGTGTTGCCCTTTGCCGGATCCTGGACGCAAAAGAAGAACGTTGGGCGCGGCATTACCTTGAAACGACCGGCTATAAGCCGCTCACTGGCTCGCTGCCGGAGCGGCTCGGTTATCGGCGTGCGCACAATCGCGGCCGGGCGATCACTGAAACCTCGGAAGCCTCGCTCAACGAACGCGCCAATGAATTGATGGCCAGTGTGCTGAGGAAAATTCTTCAGCACGTTCGTGCCTCCAACGGCGTTTATTCGGCGCATTGA
- a CDS encoding DUF1328 domain-containing protein: MGGSLIYYAIVFLVVALIAAFLGFGGVAGTAMSGAHLLLMVAVVFVIIGLVAGVLRRGV; this comes from the coding sequence ATGGGTGGCAGCCTGATTTATTATGCGATCGTCTTCTTGGTCGTCGCGCTTATTGCGGCGTTTCTCGGCTTTGGTGGCGTAGCTGGAACGGCGATGTCTGGCGCGCATCTCTTACTGATGGTGGCCGTCGTGTTCGTGATCATCGGCCTCGTGGCCGGTGTGTTGCGACGCGGTGTGTAG
- a CDS encoding NAD(P)/FAD-dependent oxidoreductase, translating to MAIGSQIAIIGGGPGGLMLARLLELRGVIATVFERDAHAGERPQGGSLDLHAESGQRAMRCAGLEAEFRAAARPEDQGDRLYDEHGTLLFDYDGLGDDRPEIDRTELRRILLGSLSTTEMRWGYRITGVRHAENGGYDVMSDGISEHFDIVVGADGAWSRVRPLLSDATPFYEGVTFVELGFDASRHPSVDTLVGRGKMFAVGNNRALIAQRNGHGHIRGYAGIRIAEAEAQDLSKRSTGRVRATVREAFDGWAPTLTQLIEEGDIIGVRQLYALPVGHHWISRPGLTMLGDAAHLMSPFAGEGVNLALADAVDLADALTAENGWSAVEHYEAEMVARATPAAEEASTGLNGVFSSTGISDVLAHFKERVEARIPAQ from the coding sequence ATGGCAATCGGTTCACAGATCGCAATTATTGGCGGCGGCCCCGGCGGATTGATGCTCGCCCGGCTACTGGAACTCCGCGGGGTGATCGCGACAGTGTTCGAGCGTGATGCTCACGCCGGCGAGCGTCCGCAAGGCGGTTCTCTCGACCTTCACGCCGAGTCCGGCCAGCGCGCCATGCGTTGCGCCGGGTTAGAGGCGGAATTTCGTGCTGCTGCTCGACCGGAAGACCAGGGCGATCGTTTGTACGACGAACACGGAACGCTCCTGTTCGACTACGACGGCCTTGGCGACGACCGGCCCGAAATCGACCGCACAGAACTTCGCCGCATCCTGCTCGGCTCCCTTTCCACAACGGAGATGCGTTGGGGCTACAGGATCACGGGTGTCCGCCACGCGGAGAATGGCGGTTACGATGTGATGAGCGACGGCATCAGCGAACATTTCGACATTGTCGTCGGCGCCGATGGCGCTTGGTCTCGCGTCCGTCCCTTGCTCTCCGACGCCACGCCTTTTTACGAGGGCGTCACCTTTGTCGAACTCGGCTTCGATGCGAGCCGCCACCCCTCTGTCGATACCCTTGTTGGGAGGGGCAAAATGTTTGCGGTCGGCAACAACCGCGCGCTGATCGCCCAGCGCAACGGTCACGGGCACATCCGCGGCTACGCCGGTATTCGCATCGCGGAGGCTGAGGCCCAGGACTTGTCAAAAAGATCTACCGGCCGGGTACGTGCAACCGTACGGGAGGCGTTCGACGGTTGGGCTCCGACGTTGACCCAGTTGATCGAGGAAGGCGACATTATTGGCGTTCGCCAGTTGTATGCACTGCCGGTTGGCCACCATTGGATCAGCAGACCTGGGCTCACAATGCTAGGCGATGCTGCGCACTTGATGTCGCCTTTCGCGGGCGAAGGCGTCAATCTCGCGCTCGCCGATGCCGTCGATCTTGCGGATGCGCTGACAGCTGAAAACGGCTGGTCGGCCGTTGAGCATTATGAAGCGGAGATGGTCGCGCGGGCGACGCCGGCTGCGGAAGAAGCGTCAACCGGCTTGAACGGTGTTTTTTCCTCGACCGGCATTTCGGATGTCCTGGCGCATTTTAAGGAACGCGTTGAGGCGCGTATCCCAGCGCAATAG
- a CDS encoding glucose 1-dehydrogenase — protein MDAKIVAITGGGQGIGRGIAYAFAAAGYAVSIADPAADAGEEAVEYISKLGGRALYERADTSREEDVSRWIARTIETFGCPEVLVNNAGINANQPFLELRIEDFDRVQAVNVRGAVLCTQAVARELVKAKRGGAIINIASTRAFMSEANTEAYTASKGAIIALTHGLAISLGGYGIRVNAISPGWIETGDWQYSARAKIPHHSDADNAQHPVGRVGVPDDIAKACLFLANDAGFMTGQNIIIDGGMSVKMIYV, from the coding sequence ATGGATGCAAAAATCGTCGCGATTACGGGAGGCGGACAAGGCATCGGACGCGGCATCGCGTATGCTTTCGCGGCGGCGGGCTATGCGGTTTCCATCGCCGATCCGGCCGCGGACGCAGGCGAAGAAGCCGTCGAATACATCAGCAAGCTCGGCGGGCGCGCGCTGTACGAGCGCGCAGACACGTCGCGCGAGGAAGACGTGAGCCGCTGGATCGCGCGGACCATCGAAACGTTCGGCTGTCCGGAGGTGCTCGTTAACAACGCCGGGATCAATGCCAATCAGCCGTTCCTCGAATTGCGGATCGAGGATTTCGATCGCGTGCAGGCGGTCAACGTTCGCGGTGCGGTGCTCTGCACGCAAGCCGTCGCGCGTGAACTCGTCAAGGCAAAGCGGGGCGGTGCAATCATCAATATCGCCTCGACGCGCGCCTTCATGTCGGAGGCCAACACCGAAGCCTACACGGCATCAAAAGGCGCGATCATCGCGTTGACGCACGGCCTGGCGATCAGCCTTGGCGGCTATGGCATCCGCGTCAACGCTATCAGCCCCGGCTGGATCGAGACCGGCGACTGGCAATACTCGGCACGCGCAAAAATCCCGCATCATTCGGACGCCGACAACGCGCAGCATCCTGTCGGCCGCGTCGGCGTACCGGACGACATTGCCAAGGCATGTCTGTTTCTCGCGAACGATGCAGGCTTCATGACTGGGCAAAACATCATCATCGACGGCGGCATGAGCGTGAAGATGATTTATGTCTAG
- a CDS encoding SAM-dependent methyltransferase encodes MTTAIIENVSDTAFWVAHYRGIEGKRADALFHDPLAAVLAGDRGRTIAEAMPRPFLTEWVIALRTRIIDDFIQGAVANGVDTVLNLGAGLDTRPYRMDLPPALHWIEADYPAMIDYKKSLLAQEKPRFGLSRVKCDLANDAERKSVLSEVNAKSRKFLVLTEGVVPYLTTDAAGALADDLHALDHAAYWIVDYLSPQLLKFREGMMSGKMQNAPFLFRPTDWFGFFDQHGWHREEIRYFGEEGDRLGRKIRMPFLAIVATVARALLSSTERQNFKNAAGYALMVPK; translated from the coding sequence GTGACAACCGCAATCATCGAGAACGTCTCGGATACCGCATTCTGGGTCGCTCATTATCGCGGCATCGAAGGTAAGCGCGCGGATGCTCTCTTTCATGATCCCCTCGCGGCAGTGCTGGCGGGAGATCGCGGACGGACCATCGCCGAAGCCATGCCGCGGCCGTTCCTGACGGAGTGGGTCATTGCCCTCCGCACTCGCATCATCGATGATTTCATTCAAGGTGCGGTCGCCAACGGTGTCGATACTGTTTTGAACCTCGGAGCGGGCCTCGATACCCGGCCCTATCGAATGGATTTGCCTCCGGCGCTGCATTGGATCGAAGCCGATTACCCGGCAATGATCGACTACAAGAAAAGCTTGCTCGCGCAAGAAAAGCCGCGCTTCGGTCTGTCACGCGTGAAATGCGATCTCGCGAACGATGCGGAACGCAAATCCGTGCTCTCAGAGGTTAATGCGAAATCGCGGAAATTTCTGGTCCTGACCGAGGGCGTCGTTCCGTATCTGACAACAGATGCTGCCGGGGCTCTGGCCGATGATCTCCATGCGCTCGATCATGCGGCCTACTGGATCGTCGATTATCTTTCGCCTCAGCTTCTCAAGTTCCGGGAGGGCATGATGTCGGGCAAAATGCAGAACGCGCCATTTTTATTCCGCCCCACTGACTGGTTTGGCTTCTTCGATCAACATGGTTGGCACCGCGAGGAAATTCGCTATTTCGGCGAGGAAGGCGATCGGCTGGGTCGCAAAATACGGATGCCCTTCCTAGCAATCGTCGCCACCGTCGCGCGTGCGCTGTTGTCATCTACCGAACGACAGAACTTCAAGAACGCGGCTGGCTACGCTCTGATGGTGCCGAAGTGA
- a CDS encoding MarR family winged helix-turn-helix transcriptional regulator gives MARVGDTRLRALGFASAHLPVLSALKDGNRMSQIELARLVKVEQPSMAQLINRMERDGLVRREPDLTDRRSSMISLTEKALAKLPQGREILLQGNKEAMEGLTAQEVETLMGLLRRVLANVEAMDN, from the coding sequence TTGGCGCGGGTCGGCGACACGCGCCTTCGTGCGCTGGGCTTTGCCTCCGCGCATCTGCCCGTGCTTAGCGCTCTCAAAGACGGTAATCGAATGTCGCAAATCGAGCTGGCGCGTTTGGTAAAAGTTGAGCAGCCGAGCATGGCGCAGCTTATCAATCGCATGGAGCGCGACGGCCTGGTGCGCCGGGAACCGGATCTAACCGATCGCCGCAGCAGCATGATTTCGCTTACCGAAAAAGCTTTGGCGAAGCTGCCTCAGGGGCGTGAGATCCTCCTTCAAGGCAACAAGGAAGCGATGGAGGGGCTAACCGCGCAAGAGGTCGAGACGCTGATGGGCCTGTTGCGTCGGGTGCTGGCAAATGTCGAAGCCATGGACAATTGA
- a CDS encoding hemolysin family protein: MDAHPSAANIVTEALIVLALVLLNGLFALSELAIVSARRPRLKAMAASGRSGANSALALSAQPGRFLSAVQIGITLIGTINGAYSGETFGEDASLYLQNLGFSRQIADPAGFGIVVAVITYLSVIIGELVPKTLALRNAEAIACFVAPIMTGFAKIAAPIVWLLDTSTNLVFRLLGLSQESESKVTDEEIKTLIAEAETAGVLETGEGELISGVMRLADRAVVGIMTPRTDVVWIDITASDEAIKERLISTPHSRLPVGEGSTDKLIGVVQTRELLSNLLSGNNFDLKSFVRKAPMIPETAAALDVLSVLRDAEVPMALIHDEYGDFEGLVTPADILEAIAGVFKSDAEGLEPYAVERDDGSWLFSGGMPVDEMADKIGIVLPENRSYETVAGFVLAGLQHLPKTGEHVDISGWRFEVVDLDARRIDKVLASRLVPLRRRLPT, translated from the coding sequence TTGGACGCACATCCGTCGGCCGCGAACATCGTGACCGAAGCCCTCATCGTTCTGGCCCTTGTTCTTCTCAACGGCCTTTTTGCGCTTTCCGAACTTGCGATTGTTTCGGCACGCCGGCCGCGATTGAAAGCCATGGCGGCATCGGGCCGTTCCGGCGCGAACAGCGCGCTGGCACTCTCGGCGCAGCCCGGCCGCTTCCTGTCGGCCGTCCAGATCGGCATCACACTGATCGGCACGATCAACGGCGCCTATTCGGGCGAGACGTTCGGCGAGGACGCTTCCCTCTATCTGCAAAACCTCGGCTTCAGCCGACAGATTGCCGACCCGGCCGGCTTCGGTATCGTCGTCGCGGTCATCACGTATCTTTCGGTCATTATCGGCGAATTGGTGCCGAAGACGCTGGCGCTGCGCAACGCCGAGGCGATCGCCTGTTTCGTTGCGCCGATCATGACGGGTTTCGCGAAGATCGCGGCGCCCATCGTCTGGCTTCTCGATACCTCGACGAACCTCGTGTTCCGTCTTCTCGGACTGTCGCAGGAAAGCGAGAGCAAGGTCACGGATGAAGAGATCAAGACGCTCATCGCGGAAGCCGAAACGGCGGGTGTGCTGGAGACGGGCGAAGGCGAATTGATTTCGGGCGTCATGCGTCTGGCAGATCGCGCCGTCGTCGGCATCATGACGCCGCGCACCGATGTCGTCTGGATCGACATCACCGCGTCGGACGAAGCGATCAAGGAACGGCTGATCTCGACGCCGCATTCGCGTCTACCTGTCGGTGAAGGCTCGACCGACAAGCTGATCGGCGTGGTGCAGACGCGCGAGCTGCTGTCGAACCTCCTCTCCGGCAACAACTTCGATCTGAAGTCCTTCGTTCGCAAGGCGCCGATGATCCCCGAGACAGCGGCGGCACTCGACGTGCTCTCGGTGCTGCGAGACGCGGAAGTGCCGATGGCGCTGATCCACGACGAATACGGCGACTTCGAAGGCCTCGTCACGCCCGCCGATATTCTCGAAGCGATTGCGGGCGTTTTCAAATCCGATGCCGAGGGCCTTGAGCCCTATGCGGTCGAGCGCGACGACGGGTCGTGGCTGTTTTCCGGCGGTATGCCGGTCGATGAAATGGCCGACAAGATCGGCATCGTGCTGCCGGAGAACCGCTCCTACGAGACTGTCGCCGGGTTTGTTCTTGCCGGATTGCAGCATTTGCCGAAGACGGGCGAGCACGTCGATATCAGCGGCTGGCGGTTTGAGGTCGTCGATCTCGATGCGCGCCGTATCGACAAGGTGCTCGCAAGCCGTCTGGTGCCGTTGCGGCGCAGACTTCCTACGTAG
- a CDS encoding acyl-CoA carboxylase subunit beta — translation MKDIIDELEKRRDNARLGGGRARIDAQHAKGKLTARERIELLMDDGSFEEFDMYVEHRCTDFGMEKTKVPGDGVVTGWGTINGRVVYVFAKDFTVMGGSLSETHAKKITKIQDMALKNRAPIIGVFDAGGARIQEGVDALGGYGEVFQRNVLASGVIPQISVIMGPCAGGDVYSPAMTDFIFMVKDTSYMFVTGPDVVKTVTNETVTAEELGGAKVHTTKSSIADKAYENDLEALLQMRRLMDFLPSSNQAGVPLIPTHDSPDRIDHSLDTLIPDNPNKPYDIKELILKVVDEADFFEIQEAFAKNIVTGFARMEGSTVGIIANQPMVLAGVLDSDASRKAARFVRFCDCFDIPLVTFVDVPGFLPGTAQEYGGLIKHGAKLLFAYAEATVPKVTVITRKAYGGAYDVMSSKHIRGDVNYAWPTAEIAVMGAKGAAEILYRSELSDPAKIQARIDEYKKRFANPFVAAERGYIDEVITPSATRKRLCRALNMLRNKTLENPWKKHDNIPL, via the coding sequence ATGAAAGACATTATCGATGAGCTTGAGAAGCGCCGCGACAATGCCCGTCTCGGCGGCGGCCGCGCCCGCATTGACGCGCAGCATGCCAAGGGCAAGCTGACCGCCCGCGAGCGCATCGAACTTCTGATGGATGACGGCTCGTTTGAAGAATTCGACATGTACGTCGAGCACCGCTGCACCGACTTCGGTATGGAAAAGACGAAGGTGCCGGGCGACGGTGTCGTCACCGGCTGGGGCACGATCAACGGCCGCGTCGTCTACGTCTTCGCGAAAGACTTCACGGTGATGGGCGGTTCGCTGTCCGAGACACACGCCAAGAAGATCACCAAGATCCAGGATATGGCGCTGAAAAACCGCGCCCCGATCATCGGCGTGTTCGACGCAGGTGGCGCGCGCATTCAGGAAGGCGTCGACGCGCTCGGCGGCTATGGCGAAGTATTCCAGCGCAACGTGCTGGCGTCCGGCGTTATCCCGCAGATTTCCGTGATCATGGGACCCTGCGCGGGCGGCGATGTCTACTCGCCTGCCATGACCGACTTCATCTTCATGGTGAAGGACACGAGCTACATGTTCGTGACCGGCCCCGACGTCGTGAAGACCGTGACGAACGAAACCGTGACCGCAGAAGAGTTGGGTGGTGCCAAGGTCCACACCACGAAGTCCTCGATCGCCGACAAGGCCTACGAGAACGATCTCGAGGCACTGCTGCAGATGCGTCGCCTGATGGACTTCCTGCCGTCGAGCAACCAGGCGGGCGTGCCGCTCATCCCGACGCACGACAGCCCCGATCGCATCGACCATTCGCTCGATACGCTGATCCCCGACAATCCGAACAAGCCCTACGACATCAAGGAACTCATTCTGAAGGTCGTGGACGAGGCGGACTTCTTCGAAATCCAGGAAGCTTTCGCAAAGAACATCGTGACGGGCTTCGCACGCATGGAAGGCTCGACCGTCGGCATCATCGCCAACCAGCCGATGGTGCTCGCGGGCGTGCTCGATAGCGATGCGTCGCGCAAAGCCGCGCGCTTCGTTCGCTTCTGCGATTGTTTCGACATTCCGTTGGTGACGTTCGTTGACGTTCCGGGCTTCCTGCCGGGCACCGCGCAGGAATACGGCGGGCTCATCAAGCACGGCGCGAAACTGCTGTTTGCCTATGCGGAAGCCACGGTGCCGAAAGTCACGGTCATCACGCGCAAGGCCTACGGCGGCGCTTACGACGTCATGAGTTCGAAGCACATCCGCGGTGACGTCAACTATGCGTGGCCGACCGCCGAAATCGCCGTCATGGGCGCGAAGGGTGCAGCCGAAATTCTTTACCGCTCTGAATTGTCTGACCCGGCGAAGATCCAGGCCCGCATCGACGAATACAAGAAGCGCTTCGCCAATCCGTTTGTTGCCGCCGAGCGTGGCTACATCGATGAGGTCATCACGCCCTCAGCGACGCGCAAGCGCCTTTGCCGCGCGCTCAACATGCTGCGCAACAAGACGCTCGAAAATCCCTGGAAGAAGCACGACAACATTCCGTTGTGA